From Anopheles arabiensis isolate DONGOLA chromosome 3, AaraD3, whole genome shotgun sequence, a single genomic window includes:
- the LOC120903363 gene encoding uncharacterized protein LOC120903363 isoform X3, translating into MQQQEKRRELRLKRFWRTTTKPPTSSEESGGCESPTKLGRKAFQQPSGPAIAASSSSSDSPPKHPTCSLPLLQVWPSQDSPRGEADGQSFVFPIVADDQQQSSNGRRNSLFVDQLQAGDSGIDSVQASPSPIAMPCHPLVVSNAISPSASPTAGSPTPSVDRATRRPSTSLLHPDHARIFALRAPASPDQTSLEDSTEFNGPTTSNHLCTASSSTTSSLTSVAVATLGQHPQRSSDPWLRPERDKDNLELDQRRASTMTARLSLFDALDLEYALLRAAARGSVGPYSLSESLHKLTFTQSLAFPALARGLATKRRNSTEQSSSRPLNPNESGLNTFAKVVTACVLVMVSFLVFLVVYKYVRT; encoded by the exons CAACAGGAAAAGCGACGCGAGCTGCGTTTGAAACGATTCtggcgcaccaccaccaaaccgcCGACGTCCTCCGAGGAGTCCGGCGGCTGCGAAAGTCCTACAAAACTCGGACGAAAGGCGTTCcagcaaccgtccggtccggCCAttgccgccagcagcagcagcagcgatagTCCGCCGAAGCATCCGACCTGTTCGCTGCCGCTGCTACAGGTGTGGCCCAGCCAGGACTCGCCCCGGGGTGAAGCAGATGGGCAGAGCTTCGTCTTTCCCATCGTAGCGGACGATCAG CAACAGAGCTCCAATGGCAGGCGAAACTCACTTTTCGTGGATCAGCTGCAGGCGGGTGACTCCGGTATCGATTCCGTGCAGGCGTCACCCTCACCGATCGCCATGCCCTGCCATCCGCTCGTCGTGTCCAATGCCATCTCGCCCAGCGCATCGCCGACGGCCGGTTCGCCCACACCCTCGGTGGACCGGGCGACGCGGCGTCCCTCGACGTCGCTGCTGCACCCGGACCATGCGCGCATCTTCGCGCTCCGTGCGCCCGCCTCTCCCGACCAA ACTTCGCTCGAGGACAGCACGGAGTTTAACGGGCCCACGACCAGCAATCATCTCTGCACCGCCAGCTCCAGCACGACCTCCTCGCTTACCTCGGTAGCCGTTGCGACCCTTGGCCAACACCCGCAGCG GTCCTCCGATCCGTGGTTACGGCCGGAGCGTGACAAAGACAACCTCGAGCTCGATCAACGCCGTGCCTCCACGATGACGGCCCGGCTGTCCCTGTTCGATGCGCTCGATCTCGAGTACGCACTGTTGCGGGCGGCGGCCCGCGGTTCGGTCGGACCCTACTCGCTCAGCGAGTCACTGCACAAGCTGACCTTCACGCAGTCGCTCGCATTCCCGGCGCTGGCCCGCGGACTGGCCACCAAGCGGCGCAACTCCACCGAGCAAAGCTCGTCCCGGCCGCTCAACCCGAACGAGTCGGGCCTGAACACGTTCGCCAAGGTCGTGACCGCCTGcgtgctggtgatggtgagcTTTCTCGTGTTTCTGGTAGTGTACAAGTACGTGCGGACGTGA
- the LOC120903363 gene encoding uncharacterized protein LOC120903363 isoform X2: MQQQEKRRELRLKRFWRTTTKPPTSSEESGGCESPTKLGRKAFQQPSGPAIAASSSSSDSPPKHPTCSLPLLQVWPSQDSPRGEADGQSFVFPIVADDQSSNGRRNSLFVDQLQAGDSGIDSVQASPSPIAMPCHPLVVSNAISPSASPTAGSPTPSVDRATRRPSTSLLHPDHARIFALRAPASPDQVSLASLPLFDNHRTSSTPPHPLQTSLEDSTEFNGPTTSNHLCTASSSTTSSLTSVAVATLGQHPQRSSDPWLRPERDKDNLELDQRRASTMTARLSLFDALDLEYALLRAAARGSVGPYSLSESLHKLTFTQSLAFPALARGLATKRRNSTEQSSSRPLNPNESGLNTFAKVVTACVLVMVSFLVFLVVYKYVRT, translated from the exons CAACAGGAAAAGCGACGCGAGCTGCGTTTGAAACGATTCtggcgcaccaccaccaaaccgcCGACGTCCTCCGAGGAGTCCGGCGGCTGCGAAAGTCCTACAAAACTCGGACGAAAGGCGTTCcagcaaccgtccggtccggCCAttgccgccagcagcagcagcagcgatagTCCGCCGAAGCATCCGACCTGTTCGCTGCCGCTGCTACAGGTGTGGCCCAGCCAGGACTCGCCCCGGGGTGAAGCAGATGGGCAGAGCTTCGTCTTTCCCATCGTAGCGGACGATCAG AGCTCCAATGGCAGGCGAAACTCACTTTTCGTGGATCAGCTGCAGGCGGGTGACTCCGGTATCGATTCCGTGCAGGCGTCACCCTCACCGATCGCCATGCCCTGCCATCCGCTCGTCGTGTCCAATGCCATCTCGCCCAGCGCATCGCCGACGGCCGGTTCGCCCACACCCTCGGTGGACCGGGCGACGCGGCGTCCCTCGACGTCGCTGCTGCACCCGGACCATGCGCGCATCTTCGCGCTCCGTGCGCCCGCCTCTCCCGACCAAGTGAGCCTGGCCAGCCTGCCGTTGTTTGACAATCATAGGACCTCTTCCACTCCTCCCCATCCATTGCAGACTTCGCTCGAGGACAGCACGGAGTTTAACGGGCCCACGACCAGCAATCATCTCTGCACCGCCAGCTCCAGCACGACCTCCTCGCTTACCTCGGTAGCCGTTGCGACCCTTGGCCAACACCCGCAGCG GTCCTCCGATCCGTGGTTACGGCCGGAGCGTGACAAAGACAACCTCGAGCTCGATCAACGCCGTGCCTCCACGATGACGGCCCGGCTGTCCCTGTTCGATGCGCTCGATCTCGAGTACGCACTGTTGCGGGCGGCGGCCCGCGGTTCGGTCGGACCCTACTCGCTCAGCGAGTCACTGCACAAGCTGACCTTCACGCAGTCGCTCGCATTCCCGGCGCTGGCCCGCGGACTGGCCACCAAGCGGCGCAACTCCACCGAGCAAAGCTCGTCCCGGCCGCTCAACCCGAACGAGTCGGGCCTGAACACGTTCGCCAAGGTCGTGACCGCCTGcgtgctggtgatggtgagcTTTCTCGTGTTTCTGGTAGTGTACAAGTACGTGCGGACGTGA
- the LOC120903363 gene encoding uncharacterized protein LOC120903363 isoform X1: MQQQEKRRELRLKRFWRTTTKPPTSSEESGGCESPTKLGRKAFQQPSGPAIAASSSSSDSPPKHPTCSLPLLQVWPSQDSPRGEADGQSFVFPIVADDQQQSSNGRRNSLFVDQLQAGDSGIDSVQASPSPIAMPCHPLVVSNAISPSASPTAGSPTPSVDRATRRPSTSLLHPDHARIFALRAPASPDQVSLASLPLFDNHRTSSTPPHPLQTSLEDSTEFNGPTTSNHLCTASSSTTSSLTSVAVATLGQHPQRSSDPWLRPERDKDNLELDQRRASTMTARLSLFDALDLEYALLRAAARGSVGPYSLSESLHKLTFTQSLAFPALARGLATKRRNSTEQSSSRPLNPNESGLNTFAKVVTACVLVMVSFLVFLVVYKYVRT; the protein is encoded by the exons CAACAGGAAAAGCGACGCGAGCTGCGTTTGAAACGATTCtggcgcaccaccaccaaaccgcCGACGTCCTCCGAGGAGTCCGGCGGCTGCGAAAGTCCTACAAAACTCGGACGAAAGGCGTTCcagcaaccgtccggtccggCCAttgccgccagcagcagcagcagcgatagTCCGCCGAAGCATCCGACCTGTTCGCTGCCGCTGCTACAGGTGTGGCCCAGCCAGGACTCGCCCCGGGGTGAAGCAGATGGGCAGAGCTTCGTCTTTCCCATCGTAGCGGACGATCAG CAACAGAGCTCCAATGGCAGGCGAAACTCACTTTTCGTGGATCAGCTGCAGGCGGGTGACTCCGGTATCGATTCCGTGCAGGCGTCACCCTCACCGATCGCCATGCCCTGCCATCCGCTCGTCGTGTCCAATGCCATCTCGCCCAGCGCATCGCCGACGGCCGGTTCGCCCACACCCTCGGTGGACCGGGCGACGCGGCGTCCCTCGACGTCGCTGCTGCACCCGGACCATGCGCGCATCTTCGCGCTCCGTGCGCCCGCCTCTCCCGACCAAGTGAGCCTGGCCAGCCTGCCGTTGTTTGACAATCATAGGACCTCTTCCACTCCTCCCCATCCATTGCAGACTTCGCTCGAGGACAGCACGGAGTTTAACGGGCCCACGACCAGCAATCATCTCTGCACCGCCAGCTCCAGCACGACCTCCTCGCTTACCTCGGTAGCCGTTGCGACCCTTGGCCAACACCCGCAGCG GTCCTCCGATCCGTGGTTACGGCCGGAGCGTGACAAAGACAACCTCGAGCTCGATCAACGCCGTGCCTCCACGATGACGGCCCGGCTGTCCCTGTTCGATGCGCTCGATCTCGAGTACGCACTGTTGCGGGCGGCGGCCCGCGGTTCGGTCGGACCCTACTCGCTCAGCGAGTCACTGCACAAGCTGACCTTCACGCAGTCGCTCGCATTCCCGGCGCTGGCCCGCGGACTGGCCACCAAGCGGCGCAACTCCACCGAGCAAAGCTCGTCCCGGCCGCTCAACCCGAACGAGTCGGGCCTGAACACGTTCGCCAAGGTCGTGACCGCCTGcgtgctggtgatggtgagcTTTCTCGTGTTTCTGGTAGTGTACAAGTACGTGCGGACGTGA
- the LOC120903362 gene encoding protein 60A-like — protein MFRKYSLCAAAIVLYVLIGLVSSTGFYIDNGVDQTVREKSVELHERQEIEHEILELLGLPDRPNKQHVHPSLRKSAPQFLLNIYHKFTEEMNGGRRRKRYADGANLLTIADERAIGESDVIMSFLNKANRHLPKIRHHRGGHRLWFDTAEIDAERDNNQLLYASLRMYKNRTTERPWDAIVRGRQIVVRASLIGGYDAAKDGHRLELVAEQSVPYNYDGWVELNATQAMQRWVVERVANKGIFVEVYYAESPRKEILPHEVGLILSNRFGRYQPFLVGYCKGPELVKPTAALAGGSGTVGGRSKRSVRRKAGTGTGKRSDRVRNPFLERFGGGGERHKSCQIQTLYVSFRDLNWQDWIIAPDGFGAFFCFGECNFPLNTHMNATNHALIQTLVHLMHPTRVPKPCCAPTKLNPISVLYHIDDANINLKKYKNMVVKSCGCL, from the exons ATGTTCAGGAAATACAGTTTGTGCGCTGCTGCGATAGTGCTGTACGTTCTTATCGGGCTGGTTAGTTCGACCGGGTTCTACATCGACAATGGTGTCGATCAAACCGTCCGGGAGAAGAGTGTCGAGCTGCACGAGCGGCAAGAGATTGAGCATGAAATTCTCGAACTGCTGGGTCTTCCCGATCGTCCCAACAAGCAACATGTGCATCCTTCCTTGAG AAAATCAGCACCCCAGTTCCTGCTCAACATCTACCACAAGTTTACGGAGGAAATGAACGGTGGCCGGCGGCGGAAACGGTACGCGGACGGCGCCAACCTGCTCACGATCGCCGACGAACGGGCGATCGGCGAGAGTGACGTGATCATGTCCTTTCTCAACAAAGCCAACCGCCATCTGCCCAAGATCCGGCATCATCGCGGTGGCCATCGGCTGTGGTTCGACACGGCCGAGATCGATGCGGAGCGGGACAACAATCAGCTGCTGTACGCGAGCTTGCGCATGTACAAGAACCGCACGACCGAGCGGCCCTGGGATGCGATCGTCCGGGGCCGGCAGATAGTGGTGCGTGCGTCACTGATCGGTGGGTACGATGCGGCAAAGGATGGGCATCGGTTGGAGCTGGTGGCGGAACAATCGGTACCGTACAACTACGACGGCTGGGTCGAGCTGAACGCTACCCAGGCCATGCAACGGTGGGTCGTCGAGCGGGTCGCCAATAAGGGCATTTTCGTTGAGGTTTACTATGCGGAAAGCCCACGGAAGGAGATCCTGCCGCATGAGGTTGGTTTGATCCTGTCGAACCGGTTCGGTCGCTATCAACCGTTTCTCGTGGGCTACTGCAAGGGGCCGGAGCTGGTCAAACCGACGGCAGCCCTTGCCGGTGGCAGTGGGACGGTCGGTGGACGCTCGAAACGTAGCGTCCGGCGAAAGGCGGGAACCGGCACTGGGAAGCGTAGCGATCGGGTGCGAAATCCGTTCCTGGAGCGGttcggcggcggtggcgaaCGGCACAAAAGCTGCCAGATACAGACGCTGTACGTGAGCTTCCGGGATCTGAACTGGCAGGATTGGATTATCGCGCCGGACGGGTTCGGGGCATTCTTTTGCTTCGGCGAGTGTAATTTCCCGCTCAACACGCACATGAACGCGACGAACCATGCGCTGATACAGACGCTGGTGCATCTGATGCATCCGACGCGCGTCCCGAAGCCGTGCTGTGCACCGACCAAGCTGAATCCGATCTCGGTGCTGTATCATATCGATGATGCGAACATTAATttgaaaaagtataaaaatatgGTTGTTAAGAGTTGTGGGTGTCTGTAG